A section of the Agrococcus sp. SGAir0287 genome encodes:
- a CDS encoding DUF3710 domain-containing protein, which produces MPDDIEEQLEDEESFEKSAPADRDQAGPLDEAEAPVRPYIDLGGLRIVPRQGLQMRLEVEEASKRVVAVTLEHDGSTVQLQPFAAPRSEGIWGSVRGVVAEQLERQGATVEEADGLLGPELRCTLQPGPDGQARAVRVVGVDGPRWMLQGIIAGRAATDEEAVAGIVEIYRSTVVCRGETPMPPRELIPLHAPKPA; this is translated from the coding sequence ATGCCTGACGACATCGAGGAGCAGCTGGAGGACGAGGAGTCGTTCGAGAAGAGCGCTCCGGCCGACCGCGACCAGGCGGGACCGCTCGACGAGGCGGAGGCGCCCGTGCGGCCCTACATCGACCTCGGCGGACTGCGGATCGTGCCGCGCCAGGGTCTGCAGATGCGGCTCGAGGTCGAGGAGGCGTCGAAGCGCGTCGTCGCGGTGACGCTCGAGCACGACGGCTCGACCGTCCAGCTCCAGCCCTTCGCGGCCCCGCGGTCCGAGGGCATCTGGGGCTCGGTGCGCGGCGTCGTCGCCGAGCAGCTCGAGCGTCAGGGAGCGACGGTCGAGGAGGCCGACGGCCTCCTGGGCCCCGAGCTGCGCTGCACGCTGCAGCCCGGCCCCGACGGGCAGGCGCGCGCGGTGCGCGTCGTCGGCGTCGACGGCCCGCGGTGGATGCTGCAGGGCATCATCGCCGGTCGCGCCGCGACCGACGAGGAGGCCGTCGCGGGCATCGTCGAGATCTACCGCTCGACCGTCGTGTGCCGTGGCGAGACGCCCATGCCGCCGCGCGAGCTCATCCCGCTGCACGCACCGAAGCCGGCATGA
- the dut gene encoding dUTP diphosphatase, which produces MDEVEVLIVGEPPAYAHPGDAGADLHAAEALTLQPGERATVGTGVRIALPDGHVAFVVPRSGLAARRGITIVNAPGTVDAGYRGEIKVILLNTGSEPHAIEVGDRIAQVIVQRVERARFVRVDALPGSDRGEGGFGSSGFGRTKETHA; this is translated from the coding sequence GTGGACGAGGTCGAGGTGCTCATCGTCGGCGAGCCGCCGGCATACGCGCATCCCGGGGATGCGGGCGCCGACCTGCACGCCGCGGAGGCGCTCACGCTGCAGCCCGGCGAGCGCGCGACGGTCGGCACCGGCGTGCGCATCGCGCTGCCGGACGGGCACGTCGCGTTCGTCGTGCCGCGCAGCGGCCTCGCCGCGCGCCGCGGCATCACGATCGTGAACGCCCCCGGCACCGTCGACGCCGGCTACCGGGGCGAGATCAAGGTCATCCTGCTCAACACGGGCAGCGAGCCGCACGCCATCGAGGTCGGCGATCGCATCGCGCAGGTCATCGTGCAGCGCGTCGAGCGCGCGCGCTTCGTGCGCGTCGATGCGCTGCCGGGCTCCGACCGCGGCGAGGGCGGCTTCGGATCGAGCGGGTTCGGACGGACGAAGGAGACGCATGCCTGA
- a CDS encoding DUF3093 domain-containing protein, whose translation MRHRERLLPPVWLFAVCLLVVPAAVLVFLPISPVWGWIVAAALYAAVAIFLVVASPVVAVDDATLSAGRARIPLAALGEPEVLDAAGSYAALHAQWDARAYHSTVPWTRLLVRVPVTDPADPTTAWVLSTRRPDALAAAIRDARG comes from the coding sequence GTGCGTCACCGTGAGCGTCTGCTGCCACCCGTCTGGCTCTTCGCCGTCTGCCTGCTCGTCGTGCCGGCGGCGGTGCTCGTGTTCCTGCCGATCTCGCCAGTGTGGGGTTGGATCGTCGCCGCTGCGCTCTACGCCGCCGTCGCGATCTTCCTCGTCGTCGCGTCGCCCGTCGTGGCCGTCGACGACGCGACCCTGTCCGCGGGGCGCGCGCGCATCCCCCTCGCGGCCCTCGGCGAGCCCGAGGTCCTCGATGCCGCGGGCTCCTACGCCGCCCTGCACGCGCAGTGGGATGCGCGGGCCTACCACTCCACGGTCCCCTGGACTCGGCTGCTCGTCCGCGTGCCGGTCACCGACCCCGCGGATCCCACGACGGCCTGGGTGCTGTCCACGCGTCGCCCCGACGCGCTCGCCGCCGCCATCCGCGACGCGCGCGGCTGA
- a CDS encoding DUF4193 domain-containing protein, which produces MATDYDAPRKTDDDAESIEALKERVPAKAQTATDDDADNPGSFDLSAADLSDVELETIVLPAQEDEFTCVSCFLVKHRLQFDHESKLGPICKECA; this is translated from the coding sequence ATGGCAACCGACTACGACGCACCGCGCAAGACCGACGACGACGCGGAGTCGATCGAGGCGCTCAAGGAGCGCGTCCCCGCCAAGGCGCAGACGGCCACCGACGACGACGCGGACAACCCGGGGAGCTTCGATCTCTCGGCTGCCGACCTGTCGGACGTCGAGCTCGAGACCATCGTGCTGCCGGCGCAGGAGGACGAGTTCACCTGCGTGAGCTGCTTCCTCGTGAAGCACCGACTGCAGTTCGACCACGAGTCGAAGCTCGGCCCGATCTGCAAGGAATGCGCCTGA
- the sepH gene encoding septation protein SepH, translating into MDKLSVIGVEDDLLVVEAGDGARYAIDVAALPELPRPKAQHAQRKASPREIQAALRAGRSAEEIAAETGEDLEFVRRFEGPVVAERDHVLDQALRVAVASGDIDPLAKESTFGDALAARLQELGASDESWFAWREGAGSWVVRLRFHAQGIDHVATWTFEPRKAALTPRDKEATALSQRGDASTVLMPRLRAVDQQRQAPASEAVAAAPAPEAAGTPQSTTPQPRVEGERFDSGAFRIGEQGPSKPVTPSPALRDAAQGQPAAVVEAAVTTARPAQAPNHTADLLEALRRRRGEREAALRQAETGTVPDLPSASQETLFDAPEAAAKDEEQPGVHHTSPLSGARAKRGSRQSMPSWDEIVFGARGDDEPA; encoded by the coding sequence ATGGACAAGCTCAGTGTGATCGGGGTCGAGGACGACCTGCTCGTCGTGGAGGCCGGCGACGGCGCGCGCTACGCGATCGACGTGGCGGCGCTGCCCGAGCTGCCGCGACCGAAGGCGCAGCACGCGCAGCGCAAGGCGTCGCCGCGCGAGATCCAGGCTGCGCTGCGCGCCGGACGCAGCGCGGAGGAGATCGCCGCCGAGACCGGCGAGGACCTCGAGTTCGTGCGTCGCTTCGAGGGTCCGGTCGTCGCCGAGCGCGACCACGTCCTCGACCAGGCGCTGCGGGTCGCCGTCGCCTCCGGCGACATCGACCCGCTCGCGAAGGAGTCGACCTTCGGCGACGCGCTCGCCGCGCGGCTGCAGGAGCTCGGCGCGAGCGACGAGTCGTGGTTCGCGTGGCGAGAGGGCGCCGGCTCGTGGGTCGTGCGCCTGCGCTTCCACGCGCAGGGCATCGACCACGTCGCGACGTGGACCTTCGAGCCGCGCAAGGCAGCGCTCACGCCGCGCGACAAGGAGGCGACGGCGCTGAGCCAGCGCGGCGACGCCTCCACCGTGCTCATGCCGCGCCTGCGCGCCGTCGACCAGCAGCGGCAGGCGCCCGCCTCCGAGGCCGTCGCCGCGGCGCCCGCACCCGAGGCCGCGGGGACGCCGCAGTCGACCACGCCGCAGCCGCGCGTCGAGGGCGAGCGCTTCGACTCCGGCGCGTTCCGCATCGGCGAGCAGGGGCCGTCGAAGCCGGTGACCCCGAGCCCCGCGCTGCGCGACGCGGCGCAGGGGCAGCCCGCCGCCGTCGTCGAGGCGGCCGTGACGACGGCGCGGCCCGCGCAGGCTCCGAACCACACCGCGGACCTGCTCGAGGCGCTGCGACGCCGGCGCGGCGAGCGGGAGGCCGCGCTGCGCCAGGCGGAGACGGGCACGGTGCCGGACCTGCCCTCCGCGAGCCAGGAGACGCTGTTCGACGCACCGGAGGCGGCCGCGAAGGACGAGGAGCAGCCGGGCGTGCACCACACGAGCCCGCTCTCGGGGGCACGCGCCAAGCGCGGCAGCCGCCAGTCGATGCCGAGCTGGGACGAGATCGTCTTCGGCGCGCGCGGCGACGACGAGCCCGCCTGA
- a CDS encoding MFS transporter, whose amino-acid sequence MTASTTTTKQGGLRRVVTASMAGTVVEWYEFFLYASAATLVFNLIFFPQNDDPLVPILAAFATYSVGFVARPLGGIVFGHFGDKYGRKRLLQLAILMVGVATFLMGCLPTFDQIGFWAPALLVLLRFVQGFAVGGEWGGGVLLVAEHSPDRQRGFWSSFPQAAVPIGNLLATIVLLILSSTLPEDQFLGWGWRVAFWLSVVIVIIGYYIRTRIDDAPIFQEVKAEVAESKAQSYGVFEVLRRYPRGVLTAMGLRFGENIMYYLVVTFSITYLATQHGYDTASILRFMLAAHVLHMLVVPCVGYLSDRVGRRPLSGIGAVLAAGWGFVAFPMFDTEQPAIIIAAVCLGLVIHSFMYAPQPAIMAEMFPTRMRYSGVSFGYQVTSILAGSLAPIIAVALLSATGSSVSIAIYLACAAAVTLVAVLVMRETKGTSLRAIDEEDRRRLVAERGEA is encoded by the coding sequence ATGACCGCGTCGACGACGACGACGAAGCAGGGTGGCCTGAGGCGGGTGGTGACCGCCTCGATGGCGGGCACCGTCGTCGAGTGGTACGAGTTCTTCCTGTACGCGAGCGCCGCGACGCTCGTCTTCAACCTCATCTTCTTCCCGCAGAACGACGATCCGCTCGTGCCGATCCTGGCGGCCTTCGCCACGTACTCGGTCGGCTTCGTCGCGCGACCGCTCGGCGGCATCGTCTTCGGGCACTTCGGCGACAAGTACGGGCGCAAGCGCCTGCTGCAGCTCGCCATCCTCATGGTGGGCGTCGCGACGTTCCTCATGGGCTGCCTGCCGACGTTCGACCAGATCGGGTTCTGGGCGCCCGCGCTGCTCGTGCTGCTGCGCTTCGTGCAGGGCTTCGCGGTCGGCGGCGAGTGGGGCGGCGGCGTGCTGCTCGTCGCCGAGCACTCCCCCGACCGTCAGCGCGGGTTCTGGTCGAGCTTCCCGCAGGCGGCCGTGCCGATCGGCAACCTGCTCGCGACGATCGTGCTGCTCATCCTCTCGAGCACCCTGCCGGAGGACCAGTTCCTCGGCTGGGGCTGGCGCGTCGCGTTCTGGCTCTCCGTCGTGATCGTGATCATCGGCTACTACATCCGCACGCGCATCGACGACGCCCCGATCTTCCAGGAGGTCAAGGCGGAGGTCGCCGAGTCGAAGGCGCAGTCGTACGGCGTCTTCGAGGTGCTGCGCCGCTACCCGCGCGGCGTGCTCACGGCGATGGGCCTGCGGTTCGGCGAGAACATCATGTACTACCTCGTCGTGACGTTCTCGATCACCTACCTCGCGACGCAGCACGGCTACGACACGGCGTCCATCCTGCGCTTCATGCTCGCCGCGCACGTGCTGCACATGCTCGTCGTGCCGTGCGTCGGCTACCTGTCGGATCGCGTAGGCCGCCGTCCGCTCTCCGGCATCGGCGCCGTCCTCGCCGCGGGCTGGGGCTTCGTCGCCTTCCCGATGTTCGACACCGAGCAGCCGGCGATCATCATCGCCGCCGTGTGCCTCGGCCTCGTCATCCACTCCTTCATGTACGCGCCGCAGCCGGCGATCATGGCGGAGATGTTCCCGACGCGCATGCGGTACTCGGGCGTCTCGTTCGGCTACCAGGTGACGTCGATCCTCGCCGGCTCGCTCGCGCCCATCATCGCCGTCGCGCTGCTGAGCGCCACCGGCAGCTCGGTCTCCATCGCGATCTACCTCGCGTGCGCCGCCGCCGTGACCCTCGTCGCCGTGCTCGTCATGCGCGAGACGAAGGGCACGTCGCTGCGCGCGATCGACGAGGAGGACCGGCGCCGCCTCGTCGCCGAGCGGGGCGAGGCATGA
- a CDS encoding NAD(P)-dependent oxidoreductase — MSVVAWIGLGAMGGRMSAHLVAAGHRVLGLDVVPALVEAAAARGIEAAGSVADAVREADVVVLSLPRGEHVRQVLDGADGVWAHARPGTLVLDTSTVDVATSRWCHEESAARGHRFVDAPVSGGVSGAEAGTLAVMLGGEERHVADATHVVAPFAGSTIHVGPATHGIAAKLVNNMMLGIGMLAVSEGSQLAKHLGLDPHAFWRVASVSSGDSWPLRTWYPVPGIVDASPANRGFEPGYSTDLAEKDLSLAVAGADETGVHVPAARIVLEQLRALQAEGLGGMDCTLVARFASPDGTLEGYDPA; from the coding sequence ATGAGCGTCGTCGCCTGGATCGGGCTCGGCGCGATGGGTGGGCGCATGTCCGCCCACCTCGTCGCGGCCGGCCACCGCGTGCTCGGGCTCGACGTCGTGCCCGCGCTCGTCGAGGCGGCCGCCGCCCGCGGCATCGAGGCGGCCGGCTCCGTCGCCGACGCGGTGCGCGAGGCGGACGTCGTCGTGCTGAGCCTGCCGCGCGGCGAGCACGTGCGACAGGTGCTCGACGGCGCCGACGGCGTGTGGGCGCACGCGAGGCCCGGCACCCTCGTCCTCGACACCTCGACGGTCGACGTCGCCACCTCGCGCTGGTGCCACGAGGAGTCGGCCGCGCGCGGCCACCGCTTCGTCGACGCACCCGTCTCGGGCGGCGTGAGCGGCGCCGAGGCGGGCACCCTCGCCGTCATGCTCGGCGGCGAGGAGCGCCACGTCGCCGACGCGACGCACGTCGTGGCGCCGTTCGCGGGCTCCACGATCCACGTGGGGCCTGCGACGCACGGCATCGCGGCGAAGCTCGTGAACAACATGATGCTCGGAATCGGCATGCTCGCCGTGTCCGAGGGATCGCAGCTCGCGAAGCACCTCGGGCTCGACCCGCACGCGTTCTGGCGGGTCGCGAGCGTCTCGTCCGGCGACTCCTGGCCGCTGCGAACCTGGTACCCCGTGCCGGGCATCGTCGACGCGAGCCCCGCGAACCGCGGCTTCGAACCCGGCTACTCGACCGACCTCGCAGAGAAGGACCTCTCCCTCGCGGTCGCGGGCGCCGACGAGACCGGCGTGCACGTGCCAGCCGCACGCATCGTGCTCGAGCAGCTGCGCGCGCTGCAGGCGGAGGGGCTCGGCGGGATGGACTGCACGCTCGTCGCGCGCTTCGCCTCGCCCGACGGCACGCTCGAGGGCTACGACCCCGCGTAG
- a CDS encoding alkaline phosphatase family protein: MLPAASPAGVRLADVLPSQILALRGERNALGLPRARRGVLVVVDGLGAANLAARAGHARTLASGPRRGIVSGFPTTTAAALTSLYTGTAPGAHGIVGYDALVPGVGVRNQLRDWGGAMEPESWQRSAPLLGTVPSTVVNEPRYADSGFTRATLRGARYVAARTIDERVDAAIEAAHAGDGIVSCYVPDLDRIGHERGWQSDGWIDALERLDGAIARLVDRAPSGTGILVTADHGMVDVPEHRHLLVPPALLEGVAHVAGEPRCLQLHRDPSWTGWAATVDAWRDWLGDAAWVATRDELVASGWLGSVDDAVLPRIGDLVVAVRGTGALYVREDDPARGMVGQHGSLTSEELRVPLVRLGAYAGS, from the coding sequence ATGCTACCCGCGGCGAGCCCCGCCGGCGTGCGCCTCGCCGACGTGCTGCCGTCGCAGATCCTCGCGCTGCGCGGCGAGCGCAACGCGCTCGGTCTGCCTCGGGCGCGCCGCGGCGTCCTCGTCGTCGTCGACGGGCTCGGCGCCGCGAACCTCGCCGCGCGGGCCGGCCATGCGCGCACGCTCGCGTCCGGACCGCGTCGCGGCATCGTCTCGGGCTTCCCGACGACGACCGCGGCCGCGCTCACGTCCCTGTACACGGGCACGGCGCCCGGCGCCCACGGCATCGTCGGCTACGACGCGCTCGTCCCCGGCGTCGGCGTGCGCAACCAGCTGCGGGACTGGGGCGGCGCGATGGAGCCCGAGTCGTGGCAGCGCAGCGCGCCGCTGCTCGGCACGGTGCCGAGCACCGTCGTCAACGAGCCCCGCTACGCCGACTCGGGCTTCACGCGCGCGACGCTGCGCGGCGCGCGCTACGTCGCCGCCCGCACGATCGACGAGCGGGTCGATGCGGCGATCGAGGCCGCCCACGCCGGGGACGGCATCGTGAGTTGCTACGTGCCCGACCTCGACCGCATCGGCCACGAGCGCGGCTGGCAGTCCGACGGGTGGATCGACGCGCTCGAGCGCCTCGACGGCGCGATCGCGCGCCTGGTCGACCGCGCGCCCTCGGGCACCGGCATCCTCGTCACCGCCGACCACGGCATGGTCGACGTGCCCGAGCATCGCCATCTGCTCGTGCCGCCTGCGCTGCTCGAGGGCGTCGCCCACGTCGCGGGGGAGCCGCGCTGCCTGCAGCTGCATCGTGATCCGTCGTGGACGGGATGGGCCGCCACGGTCGACGCCTGGCGCGACTGGCTCGGCGACGCCGCGTGGGTCGCCACCCGCGACGAGCTCGTCGCCAGCGGCTGGCTCGGCAGCGTCGACGACGCGGTGCTGCCGCGCATCGGCGACCTCGTCGTCGCGGTGCGCGGCACGGGCGCCCTCTACGTCCGGGAGGACGACCCCGCGCGCGGCATGGTCGGCCAGCACGGGTCGCTGACGTCGGAGGAGCTGCGCGTGCCGCTCGTGCGCCTCGGCGCCTACGCGGGGTCGTAG